The following coding sequences lie in one Zingiber officinale cultivar Zhangliang chromosome 2B, Zo_v1.1, whole genome shotgun sequence genomic window:
- the LOC122045044 gene encoding protein HESO1-like: MAVYHSSSTNNDRVGVLEICLKDILIEIKPVESHRVERINAIRQLEECLRGLLVFRGVVVSLKPFGSFVSNLYTKWGDLDVSVQIDNTPPNSISRNTKRYYLKNILHALRRTGLARNTQYIPNARVPLLKYISRHHNISFDVSINNHFGVMKSSILKWLSEIDDRFRDMVLVTKEWAKAQNINDAKSGTLNSYSLCLLVIFHFQTCDPPILPPLRVICEGSISNQEWSSFSERHVEDVCSANIQRFRSRRRVNKSSLAQLLVSFFDKLSGIGNSASEYSISTFEGRLESITGGLRSPLIIEDPFERSENAARTVRVLELHKISNAFRDAHDKLSSSLVLSDRDSLIFLLTRPILASRLRDQQPVTNYNTRSQHSNFATIGVLERQFENTVRLDRMHSQASTSVASIRPTYRNF; encoded by the exons ATGGCTGTTTATCATTCTTCATCAACTAACAATGATAGAGTTGGCGTGCTTGAGATTTGTCTCAAAGACATACTTATCGAGATTAAGCCAGTGGAGAGTCATAGAGTTGAACGGATTAATGCAATTCGTCAATTGGAAGAATGTCTTAGAGGTTTGCTAGTCTTTCgag GTGTTGTGGTGTCATTGAAGCCATTTGGATCCTTTGTCTCCAACCTTTACACCAAATGGGGTGACCTAGATGTATCAGTTCAGATTGATAACACCCCACCAAACAGTATAAGCAGAAATACAAAAAGATATTACCTCAAGAATATACTGCATGCTTTGCGAAGAACTG GTCTTGCTCGGAATACCCAGTACATTCCAAATGCAAGAGTCCCTCTCCTTAAATACATTAGCAGGCACCataatatttcttttgatgtctcCATTAACAACCATTTCGGTGTAATGAAGTCCAGCATTCTCAAATGGCTCTCTGAAATAGATGATCGTTTCCGTGACATGGTTTTAGTG ACGAAAGAGTGGGCCAAAGCACAAAATATCAACGATGCAAAGTCTGGGACTTTAAATTCCTACTCACTTTGTCTGTTGGTTATCTTTCATTTTCAG ACGTGTGATCCACCAATTTTACCACCCCTGCGAGTGATCTGTGAAGGAAGCATTTCCAATCAag AATGGAGCAGCTTTTCTGAGAGGCATGTTGAGGATGTGTGTTCTGCAAATATACAGAGGTTCAGATCCAGGAGACGTGTTAACAAAAGCTCCCTTGCCCAACTTTTGGTGTCCTTTTTCGACAAG TTGTCAGGTATTGGAAATTCAGCTTCAGAGTATAGCATCTCCACGTTTGAAGGACGATTGGAAAGCATCACCGGTGGATTGAGATCGCCCCTCATT ATAGAGGATCCTTTCGAGCGATCTGAAAATGCTGCCAGAACTGTCCGCGTGCTAGAACTACATAAAATATCGAATGCCTTCCGCGATGCACATGACAAGCTCTCTTCTAGTTTGGTGCTTTCTGATCGTGActccttgatttttcttttaactcgTCCTATCCTGGCTTCTAGGCTTAGAGACCAGCAACCGGTGACAAATTACAATACCAGGAGCCAGCATTCCAATTTTGCTACAATTGGTGTCCTTGAGCGTCAGTTTGAGAACACGGTGAGGCTGGATAGGATGCATTCTCAGGCCTCCACTTCAGTTGCTAGCATCCGACCGACATATCGTAACTTCTAA
- the LOC122045049 gene encoding tropinone reductase homolog At5g06060-like isoform X3, with protein MELGNRWSLRGETALVTGGSKGIGYAIVEELARFGAAVHTCARNESELKQSLQKWKDLKLQVTGSVCDVSSSEEREKLIEEVSTVFNGKLNILVNNVASGYVKPVLEVTQEEYRHTINTNLEAGFYLSQLAHPLLKASGRGNIVFISSIAGIEGYSSISIYGSSKGALHQLTRCLACEWAKDNIRTNCVAPGLINAQMAKGFLENELVAKWCHRTPLERVGEPEEVAASVAFLCLPSSSFITGQVIAVDGGKTICGDY; from the exons GTATGCTATTGTGGAAGAACTAGCAAGATTTGGAGCAGCAGTTCATACGTGCGCCAGGAATGAATCAGAGCTAAAACAGAGTTTACAGAAATGGAAAGATCTGAAGCTTCAGGTGACTGGTTCGGTCTGTGACGTCTCGTCctcggaggagagggagaagctGATAGAGGAAGTCAGCACCGTCTTCAACGGCAAACTCAATATCCTG GTTAATAATGTAGCGTCTGGTTACGTTAAACCAGTTTTAGAAGTGACTCAAGAGGAATACAGGCACACCATAAACACCAACTTGGAAGCCGGGTTCTATTTGAGTCAACTCGCTCATCCTCTCCTCAAGGCATCCGGACGGGGCAATATCGTCTTCATTTCCTCAATTGCGGGTATTGAAGGATACTCTTCTATATCCATCTATGGATCATCTAAGG GTGCCCTGCATCAACTTACTAGATGCCTCGCTTGCGAATGGGCTAAGGACAATATTCGTACCAATTGTGTTGCGCCCGGTCTCATCAATGCGCAGATGGCTAAGGGG TTCTTGGAGAATGAACTGGTAGCAAAGTGGTGTCATCGTACTCCGCTTGAGCGTGTGGGAGAGCCTGAGGAAGTGGCAGCTTCGGTTGCTTTTCTTtgccttccttcttcctctttcatCACCGGTCAAGTGATTGCTGTTGATGGAGGTAAAACAATATGTGGTGACTATTAA
- the LOC122045049 gene encoding tropinone reductase homolog At5g06060-like isoform X2 encodes MELGNRWSLRGETALVTGGSKGIGYAIVEELARFGAAVHTCARNESELKQSLQKWKDLKLQVTGSVCDVSSSEEREKLIEEVSTVFNGKLNILVNNVASGYVKPVLEVTQEEYRHTINTNLEAGFYLSQLAHPLLKASGRGNIVFISSIAGIEGYSSISIYGSSKGALHQLTRCLACEWAKDNIRTNCVAPGLINAQMAKGFLENELVAKWCHRTPLERVGEPEEVAASVAFLCLPSSSFITGQVIAVDGGKTICGDY; translated from the exons ATGGAGTTGGGAAATAGATGGTCTCTTCGAGGAGAAACAGCCTTGGTCACTGGTGGATCCAAAGGGATAGG GTATGCTATTGTGGAAGAACTAGCAAGATTTGGAGCAGCAGTTCATACGTGCGCCAGGAATGAATCAGAGCTAAAACAGAGTTTACAGAAATGGAAAGATCTGAAGCTTCAGGTGACTGGTTCGGTCTGTGACGTCTCGTCctcggaggagagggagaagctGATAGAGGAAGTCAGCACCGTCTTCAACGGCAAACTCAATATCCTG GTTAATAATGTAGCGTCTGGTTACGTTAAACCAGTTTTAGAAGTGACTCAAGAGGAATACAGGCACACCATAAACACCAACTTGGAAGCCGGGTTCTATTTGAGTCAACTCGCTCATCCTCTCCTCAAGGCATCCGGACGGGGCAATATCGTCTTCATTTCCTCAATTGCGGGTATTGAAGGATACTCTTCTATATCCATCTATGGATCATCTAAGG GTGCCCTGCATCAACTTACTAGATGCCTCGCTTGCGAATGGGCTAAGGACAATATTCGTACCAATTGTGTTGCGCCCGGTCTCATCAATGCGCAGATGGCTAAGGGG TTCTTGGAGAATGAACTGGTAGCAAAGTGGTGTCATCGTACTCCGCTTGAGCGTGTGGGAGAGCCTGAGGAAGTGGCAGCTTCGGTTGCTTTTCTTtgccttccttcttcctctttcatCACCGGTCAAGTGATTGCTGTTGATGGAGGTAAAACAATATGTGGTGACTATTAA